The Macellibacteroides fermentans genome contains the following window.
ACACATCGCGCAGATAAACATAAAACAAATTCTACGGCAAAAAGCGCCGAAGATTTCGGGAAAGATTCCCGGTTTTATTATAAATTATCTGATACGGACAGTCCATCAGGATGAACTAAATGATATCTTAAGACGGTACCACGATAAGCAGGGTGCCGATTTTATGAAAGAGCTGATTTCGTATTTCGACCTTACTCTGGAGTTGGTAAATCAAAACGATTTTTCGAAAGAAGGTCGTTATATTTTTGCATCCAACCATCCATTGGGAGGATTGGACGGAATATGCCTTTCGGCAGTCATAGGCAATAAATTTGACGGGAAAATAAGATACCTGGTAAACGATCTTCTTCTTTACCTCGAGAATTTAAAATCTATTTTTGTTCCTATAAACAAGCACGGTGGGCAGGCTAAACATGCAGCCCGTCTGATAGAGGATGCTTACGCGTCGGAAAATCAGATTATTACTTTTCCTGCGGGAATGTGCTCCCGCAAAATAAATGGGAAAATTCAGGATCTTGAGTGGAAAAAGTCTTTTATCCAAAAAGCGGTTGAGTACAAAAGAGACGTTGTTCCTGTTTACTTTGAAGGGCGAAACTCAAATTTTTTTTACCG
Protein-coding sequences here:
- a CDS encoding 1-acyl-sn-glycerol-3-phosphate acyltransferase, which codes for MAEKHIAQINIKQILRQKAPKISGKIPGFIINYLIRTVHQDELNDILRRYHDKQGADFMKELISYFDLTLELVNQNDFSKEGRYIFASNHPLGGLDGICLSAVIGNKFDGKIRYLVNDLLLYLENLKSIFVPINKHGGQAKHAARLIEDAYASENQIITFPAGMCSRKINGKIQDLEWKKSFIQKAVEYKRDVVPVYFEGRNSNFFYRFANIRKALGIKMNYEMIYLPDEMFSSKHKTFRIYFGKPIPWQTFDTSKKPAEWADYVKEIVYKLAAK